In a genomic window of Lycium ferocissimum isolate CSIRO_LF1 chromosome 9, AGI_CSIRO_Lferr_CH_V1, whole genome shotgun sequence:
- the LOC132029546 gene encoding fatty-acid-binding protein 2 produces the protein MSNFMDGDGGSSEMFPIDPLMPTNFLSHISLIVDGSRNLYVPGSQALQEAFKCFSKCAGALLVWFASGSNSRANNQTSGGHQGSRTTRSRMSIQAQQTASSRHNFIELFWQSRYKGKITIPVIFSKISKFTMNQMYKEAKHLQSIPVLSLAAALVPPFDNFSSDVLSVQLDSSAMESQSGEDQRPCEVEHRGCDNSFFENLNWSRHAVEPRTGIEFPTILDNLIAGERNSSFASEVLVGTGSRIMKIIRIKSLKVYAFGFYVHPFDVCRKLSWKYASVPFCELNKRQDFYQDLLREDISMTVRLVVSCNGIKINTVRDVFEKSLRARLLKTNPDTDYRCLSTFGSMFSEDIPIHAGTTISFRRTTDGHLITEIGGNHIGTVQSRELCRAIFDMYIGDVPTCEETKEEIGKNVASIIGGC, from the exons ATGTCAAATTTCATGGATGGTGATGGGGGTTCATCAGAAATGTTCCCCATCGATCCTCTCATGCCCACAAATTTTCTCTCCCATATTTCTTTGATTGTTGACGGTTCTAGAAATTTATATGTTCCTGGCAGTCAGGCACTTCAAGAAGCTTttaagtgcttttcaaaatgtGCTGGTGCGCTGCTAGTATGGTTTGCCAGTGGATCAAACTCTAGAGCTAATAACCAAACATCAGGCGGTCATCAAGGTTCAAGAACCACCAGGTCTAGAATGTCAATTCAAGCACAACAAACAGCTTCAAGTAGACATAATTTCATTGAACTATTCTGGCAATCAAGATACAAAGGGAAAATTACCATCCCTGTGATATTtagtaagatttcaaagttcACCATGAATCAAATGTACAAAGAAGCAAAACATCTTCAATCAATTCCAGTGCTCTCACTAGCTGCTGCTTTAGTACCTCCATTTGACAATTT CTCTAGTGACGTTCTATCTGTCCAACTGGATAGCAGTGCTATGGAATCACAGAGTGGTGAGGATCAACGGCCATGTGAGGTTGAACACCGGGGATGTGATAATTCGTTTTTCGAGAATTTAAATTGGTCTAGACATGCAGTTGAGCCCAGAACGGGTATTGAGTTTCCTACTATCTTGGACAACCTAATAGCTGGGGAGCGAAATTCCAGTTTCGCATCAGAG GTCCTTGTTGGGACTGGATCCAGAATAATGAAAATTATCAGAATTAAATCTCTAAAGGTTTATGCATTTGGCTTCT ATGTGCATCCTTTTGATGTCTGCCGGAagttgagttggaaatatgcCTCAGTTCCTTTTTGTGAACTAAACAAACGACAAGATTTTTATCAGGATCTTCTCAG GGAAGACATTAGCATGACCGTAAGGCTTGTTGTTAGCTGCAATGGAATCAAAATCAACACAGTCCGAGA TGTCTTTGAGAAATCTCTTCGAGCTCGGTTGTTGAAG ACAAATCCTGACACTGATTATCGCTGTCTTTCTACATTTGGCTCTATGTTCTCTGAAGATATTCCTATACATGCA GGTACAACAATCAGTTTTCGCCGAACAACTGATGGACATCTAATTACCGAGA TCGGAGGCAACCATATTGGAACAGTTCAGAGTAGAGAATTGTGTA GGGCaatttttgatatgtacatTGGCGATGTTCCTACATGTGaggaaacaaaagaagagaTCGGGAAAAATGTTGCAAGTATCATTGGGGGGTGTTAA